A genome region from Neptunomonas japonica JAMM 1380 includes the following:
- a CDS encoding DUF2057 family protein — protein MKGFGVFSAILVFLFSSCSFADVYLKLDDDIKLLAINGKEFTDASWLDNKKDISFKDGINQVLVELSAEIKTSANETDLEVLGVYVIVFEADSERFRLIAPTIKNRKDLVEFKGNPKWVMLDSNGAVKNVRVDELTKEGFQLSRDYEHELREYNKLNFPSEDYFENNYQSPVKAPSLMGSTPSLKSSNLSAKMLKYWYLNSSPKVQAEFIEWTKK, from the coding sequence ATGAAGGGTTTTGGTGTTTTCTCTGCAATATTAGTGTTTTTGTTTAGTTCTTGTTCTTTTGCAGATGTTTATCTGAAGCTAGACGATGATATAAAGTTGTTAGCAATAAATGGTAAAGAGTTTACCGATGCTAGTTGGCTGGATAATAAAAAAGACATCTCTTTTAAGGATGGGATTAATCAGGTTCTTGTTGAGCTTTCTGCTGAAATTAAGACATCAGCAAATGAAACCGATCTGGAGGTGTTGGGAGTTTATGTCATTGTATTTGAAGCTGATTCTGAACGTTTTAGATTGATTGCTCCTACCATAAAGAATAGAAAAGACCTTGTTGAATTCAAAGGTAATCCTAAGTGGGTAATGCTTGATTCTAATGGAGCTGTAAAAAATGTTCGTGTTGACGAGCTAACTAAAGAAGGTTTTCAGTTAAGTCGAGATTATGAGCATGAATTACGTGAATACAATAAATTAAACTTTCCATCCGAAGATTATTTTGAAAATAATTACCAATCGCCTGTTAAAGCTCCTTCGCTTATGGGAAGTACTCCGTCTTTAAAAAGTTCTAATCTTTCTGCGAAGATGCTTAAGTATTGGTATTTGAATTCTAGTCCGAAAGTTCAGGCTGAATTTATAGAGTGGACTAAAAAATAG